A window from Rhizobium sp. BG4 encodes these proteins:
- a CDS encoding HlyD family secretion protein yields MDLLLILTYAAICWTIFKIFRIPVNQWTLSTAVLGGVFLISGLLLLMSYNHPYSSDGRIYFTSAPVIPVVGGQVVEVPVTPNVPLKKGDVLFRIDPRPYQFAVDQKKASLAEAKQTVLQLKAALDAANAAVTGAEASRDRSLQAFEKFQQSNENSKSSGRGAVYSELEVENRRGIYLTAEAAVDTARAQAAQAKLAYEAEIDGTNPTVARLQAELNNAEYELDQTTVRAPTDGYVTQVFLRPGMMANPLPLRPVMVFINSEDRMLAAAFIQNSLQRVRVGDDAEVSFKAVPGKIFKARVQEVIDVMAQGQLQPSGALIDPQAPERVAPGQTLARIEILENTDQYQLPGGVVADVAVYTHYWHHVAILRKVLLRMSAWMNYVFLEH; encoded by the coding sequence ATGGATCTGCTCCTCATCCTGACCTATGCCGCGATCTGCTGGACGATCTTCAAGATCTTCCGCATCCCGGTGAACCAGTGGACGCTCTCGACCGCCGTTCTCGGCGGCGTGTTCCTGATCTCCGGCCTGTTGCTGCTGATGAGCTACAACCACCCCTATTCGAGTGACGGGCGCATCTACTTCACCTCGGCCCCGGTCATCCCCGTCGTCGGCGGCCAGGTCGTCGAGGTTCCCGTGACCCCGAACGTACCGCTGAAGAAGGGCGATGTCCTCTTCCGCATCGACCCACGGCCCTATCAGTTCGCGGTGGATCAGAAGAAGGCGTCGCTTGCCGAAGCCAAACAAACCGTTCTGCAGCTGAAGGCCGCACTCGACGCCGCGAACGCGGCCGTCACCGGCGCCGAAGCCTCTCGCGACCGGTCGTTGCAGGCCTTCGAGAAGTTCCAGCAGTCCAACGAGAATTCGAAGTCGAGCGGCCGCGGCGCTGTTTACTCCGAACTCGAAGTCGAAAACCGCCGCGGCATCTATCTGACGGCAGAAGCAGCGGTTGATACCGCCCGCGCCCAGGCTGCCCAGGCAAAGCTCGCCTATGAGGCCGAAATCGACGGAACGAACCCGACCGTCGCCCGGCTTCAGGCGGAACTCAACAATGCCGAGTACGAGCTCGATCAGACCACGGTGCGCGCACCGACGGATGGCTATGTCACCCAGGTCTTTCTACGTCCGGGCATGATGGCCAATCCGCTGCCGCTTCGCCCGGTCATGGTGTTCATCAACAGCGAGGACCGGATGCTTGCCGCAGCCTTCATCCAGAACTCGCTGCAACGCGTGCGCGTCGGCGATGATGCCGAGGTGTCGTTCAAGGCCGTGCCCGGCAAGATCTTCAAGGCGCGCGTTCAGGAAGTCATCGACGTCATGGCGCAGGGACAATTGCAGCCGAGCGGAGCGCTGATCGACCCGCAGGCACCCGAGCGCGTCGCGCCCGGCCAGACGCTGGCACGCATCGAGATCCTGGAAAATACCGATCAATATCAGCTACCTGGCGGCGTCGTCGCCGATGTCGCCGTCTACACGCACTATTGGCACCACGTCGCCATCCTCCGCAAGGTTCTGCTGCGGATGAGCGCCTGGATGAACTACGTGTTCCTCGAACATTGA
- a CDS encoding DUF3302 domain-containing protein, giving the protein MFLDYFALGVLVFVVITLFYAVIAIHDIPHLIAKSRNHPHQDAIHVAGWVSLFTLHAIWPFLFIWATLYREDRGWGIRQDGKLSAEAEANAEIARLHARIAELEGQTPQRENA; this is encoded by the coding sequence GTGTTTCTCGACTATTTTGCCCTGGGGGTCCTGGTCTTCGTGGTCATCACCCTTTTCTATGCGGTGATCGCGATCCATGACATTCCGCATCTCATCGCCAAATCGCGCAATCATCCGCATCAGGATGCAATCCATGTCGCCGGCTGGGTGAGCCTCTTCACGCTGCACGCCATCTGGCCGTTCCTCTTCATATGGGCAACGCTCTATCGCGAGGATCGCGGCTGGGGCATCCGCCAGGATGGAAAGCTGTCGGCCGAGGCCGAGGCAAATGCCGAAATCGCCCGTCTGCATGCTCGCATCGCCGAGCTCGAGGGACAGACGCCGCAGAGGGAGAATGCCTGA
- a CDS encoding DUF3300 domain-containing protein: MKAISRKLLSGLSVIAIIALHPATPAYAQAAKPTAAPAQTAAAEAPAALLTDDQLEVLVARIALYPDELVAAISSASLFPLQIIEAQRFLDAKKKNADLKPKSDWDGSVISLLNYPEIVKMMSDDLDWTQSLADALTNQQKDVLIAIQQLRDEAVAKNIIKTDDKVTVVTENDNIIIRPTNPEKIYIPQYPPEMLYEPAYVSQPISYYPEYYDNYYYPGALFFAGAVTGLAWAAIVNWDDWGVWGGRWNGDVDIDCNNCFNDRNFNGKLKWNDVDWTKVDRSKLNINRDQLAKIDRSAIKSGLQGDNRNQLRNRASDLKASQLPANRAMSARADDIRKGTAQGLKDRPQPKAAAGNRQNAAARPDNRPQNSANRPNKPAQKAAAKRPNKPQMAARPDNRARQQSALGNVQSGRREAVASKRGGQSMGGHRPQSRPAQHRRPPAHRGGGGGGGRRR; encoded by the coding sequence ATGAAAGCAATTTCCCGCAAACTGCTCAGCGGATTGTCCGTTATCGCGATCATCGCGTTGCACCCAGCCACTCCCGCCTATGCGCAGGCTGCGAAGCCGACCGCAGCACCGGCGCAGACGGCGGCGGCCGAAGCCCCGGCAGCGCTGCTGACTGACGACCAGCTCGAAGTGCTGGTGGCGCGGATCGCCCTCTATCCCGATGAACTCGTCGCGGCCATATCGTCCGCTTCGCTCTTCCCACTGCAGATCATCGAGGCGCAACGCTTCCTCGACGCGAAAAAGAAGAATGCCGATCTCAAGCCGAAGAGCGATTGGGACGGCAGCGTCATCTCGCTCCTGAATTATCCCGAGATCGTCAAGATGATGAGCGACGATCTCGACTGGACCCAGTCGCTCGCCGATGCGCTGACCAACCAGCAGAAGGACGTGCTGATCGCCATCCAGCAGCTTCGCGACGAGGCGGTGGCGAAGAACATCATCAAGACTGATGACAAGGTGACGGTCGTTACCGAAAACGACAACATCATCATCCGCCCGACCAATCCGGAAAAGATTTACATCCCGCAATATCCGCCGGAAATGCTCTATGAGCCGGCCTATGTTTCGCAGCCGATCTCCTACTATCCCGAATATTACGACAACTATTACTACCCCGGAGCGCTCTTCTTCGCGGGCGCCGTGACCGGTCTTGCCTGGGCGGCGATCGTCAACTGGGATGACTGGGGCGTCTGGGGCGGCCGGTGGAACGGCGATGTCGATATCGATTGCAACAATTGCTTTAACGACCGGAACTTCAACGGAAAGCTGAAGTGGAATGATGTCGACTGGACGAAGGTTGATCGCAGCAAGCTGAATATCAACAGGGATCAACTGGCGAAGATCGATCGTTCGGCCATTAAATCGGGTTTGCAGGGCGACAATCGCAACCAGTTGCGTAATCGCGCGTCCGATCTCAAGGCGAGCCAGCTGCCCGCCAATCGCGCCATGTCTGCACGCGCAGACGACATCCGCAAGGGAACGGCGCAGGGGCTGAAGGACCGGCCGCAACCGAAGGCTGCCGCCGGCAACCGGCAGAACGCCGCGGCCCGGCCTGACAACCGCCCGCAGAACTCCGCCAACCGGCCAAACAAACCTGCGCAGAAGGCGGCGGCGAAGAGGCCGAACAAGCCGCAGATGGCGGCGCGGCCCGACAACCGCGCACGCCAGCAAAGCGCGCTCGGCAATGTCCAGTCCGGCCGGCGCGAGGCCGTCGCCTCCAAGCGTGGCGGACAGAGCATGGGCGGGCATCGCCCGCAATCGCGGCCTGCGCAGCACAGGCGTCCGCCTGCCCATCGCGGCGGTGGTGGTGGCGGCGGCCGGCGCCGCTGA
- a CDS encoding DUF2950 family protein, protein MKRRSTVIPLILATALGALPAAPAYAQSNSDFAEYRATSPQQTFDTPELALDRLKAVLVSNNIDDLASLLGLKADKLRANNAAMIAYGLIREGAERQVTMRDFEGMKVVTIGDRLWPLPFPLTENKDGKWAFDTKRGLEEIVNRRVGENELATIDTMREYVAAQYQYVSEDRDGDGIQEFARKLISSPGKLDGLYWDPNVYPEESPASALVENATFGAAKRGEGYFGYRYRILTGQGDNVLGGKQSYIVNGYMTGGFALIAWPVKYRVTGVQTFMVNAMNVIYQRDLGPKTEERAAAIKDFNPDANWSVVND, encoded by the coding sequence ATGAAACGTCGTTCGACCGTAATTCCGCTCATCCTTGCGACGGCGCTGGGCGCACTGCCAGCCGCCCCAGCGTACGCGCAATCCAATAGCGATTTCGCCGAATACCGGGCAACATCGCCGCAACAGACCTTCGACACACCCGAGCTGGCGCTGGACCGGCTGAAGGCGGTGCTCGTCTCCAACAATATCGACGATCTCGCGAGCCTGCTGGGCCTCAAGGCCGACAAGCTGCGTGCCAATAACGCGGCAATGATTGCCTATGGGCTGATCCGCGAAGGCGCCGAGCGGCAGGTTACGATGCGCGATTTCGAAGGCATGAAGGTCGTCACGATCGGCGACCGGCTCTGGCCGCTGCCGTTTCCGCTGACTGAGAACAAGGACGGCAAATGGGCTTTCGATACCAAGCGCGGCCTCGAGGAGATCGTCAACCGCCGTGTCGGCGAGAACGAGCTCGCGACCATCGATACGATGCGGGAATATGTGGCGGCCCAGTATCAATACGTCTCGGAAGACCGCGACGGCGACGGCATCCAGGAATTTGCCCGCAAGCTGATCAGCAGCCCCGGCAAGCTCGACGGTCTCTATTGGGATCCGAATGTCTATCCCGAGGAAAGCCCGGCAAGCGCTCTCGTCGAGAACGCCACCTTTGGCGCTGCCAAGCGCGGGGAGGGCTATTTCGGTTACCGCTACCGGATCCTGACGGGCCAGGGTGACAATGTGCTCGGCGGCAAGCAGAGCTATATCGTCAACGGCTATATGACCGGTGGCTTCGCACTGATCGCCTGGCCGGTCAAATACCGGGTGACGGGTGTCCAGACCTTCATGGTCAACGCGATGAACGTCATCTATCAGCGCGATCTCGGGCCTAAGACCGAAGAGCGGGCGGCGGCGATCAAGGATTTCAATCCGGACGCCAACTGGAGCGTCGTCAACGACTGA
- a CDS encoding CYTH domain-containing protein, translated as MKLTEIERKFLVRNDGWRSCAADPHVFQQVYLSRRDQTTVRVRLIDGTSALLTIKFRSVGFTKQEYEYEIPVDEAIDLLTKAGHVLEKTRYHVLHDGRNWYVDVFGGPYQGLTLAEVEMASEEDCPNLPQWLGREVTGKKRYSNRAMAAALRIPPPTQGHAAAADISR; from the coding sequence TTGAAACTGACCGAGATCGAGCGAAAGTTCCTGGTCCGCAATGACGGCTGGCGCTCCTGCGCCGCCGATCCGCATGTCTTTCAGCAGGTCTATCTTTCCCGCCGCGACCAGACCACCGTCCGCGTCCGTCTCATCGACGGCACTTCCGCGCTGCTGACCATCAAGTTCCGCAGCGTCGGCTTCACCAAGCAGGAATATGAATATGAGATCCCCGTCGACGAGGCGATCGACCTGCTCACCAAGGCCGGCCATGTGCTGGAGAAAACCCGCTACCACGTGCTCCACGACGGCAGGAACTGGTATGTCGACGTCTTCGGCGGCCCCTATCAGGGGCTGACGCTTGCCGAAGTCGAAATGGCGAGTGAGGAAGATTGCCCCAATCTGCCGCAATGGCTGGGGCGGGAAGTGACGGGCAAGAAGCGCTATTCCAACCGCGCCATGGCCGCTGCGCTGAGGATTCCTCCGCCAACGCAGGGCCATGCCGCCGCCGCTGATATCAGTCGTTGA
- a CDS encoding OmpA family protein encodes MRHSISRTMLLFAAGLLLSGTASAQEVSQERIVKGLGKLTAAAPAIDLEILRQEAISGGHKPMAELPNWKRIAKLPQMVVEINFENDSVAIQPQSYRTLGLIADALHHPNLWAYKFLVVGHASSTGDEKHNLELSEQRAAAIKEALSTTFAVDPQRLYAIGVGEYLPIEGSDTAASNNRRVQLINLGVFKSKS; translated from the coding sequence ATGAGACACAGCATTTCCAGAACCATGCTGCTTTTCGCCGCCGGGCTGCTGCTCTCGGGAACCGCCTCCGCGCAAGAGGTCTCGCAGGAACGGATCGTCAAGGGCCTCGGCAAGTTGACCGCGGCCGCCCCAGCGATCGATCTCGAAATTCTGCGGCAGGAGGCGATCAGCGGCGGACACAAGCCGATGGCGGAGCTTCCGAACTGGAAGCGGATCGCCAAGCTGCCACAGATGGTCGTCGAGATCAATTTCGAGAACGACTCCGTTGCCATCCAGCCGCAGTCCTACCGCACGCTCGGCCTGATCGCCGATGCGCTGCATCATCCGAATCTTTGGGCCTACAAGTTCCTCGTGGTCGGCCATGCGAGCTCGACGGGCGATGAGAAGCACAATCTCGAACTCAGCGAGCAGCGGGCGGCGGCGATCAAGGAAGCACTCTCAACGACCTTCGCGGTCGATCCACAGCGGCTCTACGCCATCGGCGTCGGCGAGTACCTGCCGATCGAAGGCAGCGATACCGCGGCATCGAACAACCGCCGTGTCCAGCTGATCAATCTCGGCGTCTTCAAGAGCAAATCCTGA
- a CDS encoding cysteine rich repeat-containing protein codes for MLKRRLLLAAVACMPMIFAATVSAQTLSYADAVTKLADDCGKDIQKLCKGLNLGGGRIADCLQQNADKVSPTCKASLATVFQSITQREHAQTAYRQVCQRDMSKSCSGIKGDGFVLACLVKKEPRVSKECNQVITDAGWR; via the coding sequence ATGTTGAAACGCCGATTGTTATTGGCGGCAGTTGCCTGCATGCCGATGATCTTTGCCGCAACGGTCTCAGCACAGACGCTGAGCTACGCGGATGCCGTGACCAAGCTTGCCGATGATTGCGGCAAGGACATCCAGAAACTCTGCAAGGGGCTGAACCTTGGCGGCGGGCGCATTGCCGATTGCCTGCAGCAGAATGCAGACAAGGTATCGCCGACCTGCAAGGCGTCGCTGGCGACCGTCTTCCAGTCGATCACCCAGCGCGAACACGCGCAGACCGCCTACCGGCAGGTCTGCCAGCGCGACATGTCGAAGAGCTGCTCGGGCATCAAGGGTGACGGCTTCGTGCTCGCCTGCCTGGTGAAGAAGGAGCCGCGCGTCAGCAAGGAATGCAATCAGGTCATCACCGATGCAGGTTGGAGATAA
- a CDS encoding mechanosensitive ion channel family protein, with protein sequence MRWFLSLAAAFFLAFGALAQTAPPAPAASQQKIDDLVRLLQDPDVKAWLDTRAAAAPPAAKPAPAAESSPLAKWEAAARGRVHEILTAIPNIPIEIGATILRVRQDATSRGYAPVFVIFGGLVGLGLIAEGVYRKLAVRRETLIGRLIPIGIFTAAMAIVFFVVDWPPLARISLLAFLSAFVVFRVVAVLLAAAASTPALRRRLTLIAGVLCLAISIAALGEPLGVSAPVTDAISYCFSAVVLLLAIEALWSTSGKTLSRKAALAAFLVLLWLIWCVNMRGLFWIGVYALALPSALNTVGRIAGSFVSDLSSLQGIIVVRGARAIAIALAVGWLVLVWQFNPDTLGRRDPIFAALFYGALKSILIIVVADFLWQLARGWIDRTIRVSTDTTSLAPADAARRARFRTLLPIFRNALAVIVAVMAGLIVLSQMGVQIAPLIAGAGIFGVAIGFGSQTLVKDVISGVFYMLDDAFRVGEYIQAKDYKGTVEGFSLRSVRLRHHRGPVFTVPFGELGAVENMSRDWVIDKFRITVGFDTDIEKARKLTKKVGEDLKEDPELGKLFIEPLKMKGVEQFADYGIVLSFAMTTVPGMQTYIRRKAYAKIREVFLANDISFAQPMVQVGGDDKGGGAAAAQALRAQQAAATPAK encoded by the coding sequence ATGAGATGGTTTCTGTCTCTCGCCGCCGCATTTTTCCTCGCCTTCGGCGCCTTGGCGCAAACCGCTCCGCCTGCTCCCGCCGCTTCACAACAGAAGATCGACGACCTCGTGCGCCTGTTGCAGGACCCCGACGTCAAGGCCTGGCTCGACACCAGGGCCGCCGCGGCGCCCCCTGCAGCAAAGCCGGCGCCAGCGGCTGAAAGCTCCCCTTTGGCAAAATGGGAGGCCGCGGCACGTGGCCGCGTCCATGAAATACTGACGGCAATCCCGAATATTCCGATAGAGATCGGAGCTACCATCCTCCGTGTCCGGCAGGATGCGACGAGCCGCGGCTATGCCCCCGTCTTCGTCATCTTCGGCGGCCTCGTCGGCCTTGGCCTGATCGCCGAAGGCGTCTACCGCAAACTCGCCGTCCGTCGCGAAACGCTGATTGGCCGGCTGATCCCGATCGGCATCTTCACGGCGGCGATGGCGATCGTCTTCTTTGTGGTCGACTGGCCGCCGCTGGCGCGCATTTCGCTGCTTGCCTTTCTCTCCGCCTTCGTTGTCTTCCGCGTCGTTGCCGTTCTGCTTGCAGCGGCCGCCTCGACGCCTGCCCTGCGCAGACGGCTGACGCTCATTGCCGGGGTTCTCTGCCTGGCGATTTCGATCGCCGCGCTCGGCGAGCCGCTCGGCGTCTCGGCCCCGGTCACCGATGCCATCAGCTACTGCTTCTCGGCCGTCGTCCTGCTTCTGGCGATCGAAGCCCTCTGGTCGACCTCCGGCAAGACCCTGTCGCGAAAGGCCGCGCTCGCCGCATTTCTCGTCCTGCTCTGGCTGATCTGGTGCGTGAACATGCGCGGCCTCTTCTGGATCGGCGTCTATGCGCTTGCCCTGCCGTCAGCGCTGAACACCGTCGGCCGAATCGCCGGTTCCTTCGTCAGCGATCTCAGCAGCCTTCAGGGCATTATCGTTGTGCGCGGCGCACGCGCGATCGCCATTGCGCTCGCCGTCGGCTGGCTCGTGCTCGTCTGGCAATTCAATCCCGATACGCTGGGGCGCCGCGATCCGATCTTCGCCGCCCTGTTCTATGGCGCATTGAAGAGCATCCTGATCATCGTCGTCGCCGATTTTCTCTGGCAGCTGGCCAGAGGCTGGATCGACCGGACGATCCGTGTCTCGACCGATACGACATCGCTCGCTCCGGCGGATGCCGCGCGGCGGGCACGCTTCCGCACTCTTCTGCCGATTTTCCGCAATGCGCTCGCCGTCATCGTCGCGGTCATGGCCGGCCTCATCGTGCTGTCGCAGATGGGCGTCCAGATCGCTCCACTGATCGCCGGCGCCGGCATCTTCGGCGTCGCCATCGGCTTCGGCTCGCAGACGCTGGTGAAGGATGTCATCAGCGGCGTCTTTTACATGCTCGACGATGCCTTCCGCGTCGGCGAATATATCCAGGCCAAGGATTACAAGGGAACAGTCGAAGGCTTCAGCCTGCGCTCGGTGCGCCTGCGCCATCACCGCGGGCCCGTCTTCACCGTCCCCTTCGGCGAACTCGGTGCGGTGGAAAACATGAGCCGCGACTGGGTGATCGACAAGTTCAGGATCACCGTCGGCTTCGACACCGATATCGAAAAGGCGCGCAAGCTCACCAAGAAAGTCGGCGAGGACTTGAAGGAGGATCCCGAACTCGGAAAGCTCTTCATCGAGCCGTTGAAGATGAAGGGCGTCGAACAGTTTGCCGATTACGGCATCGTCCTGAGCTTCGCGATGACAACGGTACCGGGCATGCAGACCTATATCCGCCGCAAGGCCTACGCCAAGATCCGCGAAGTTTTCCTCGCCAACGACATCTCGTTTGCCCAGCCGATGGTGCAGGTCGGCGGCGACGACAAGGGAGGAGGCGCAGCCGCCGCCCAGGCGCTCAGGGCCCAGCAGGCTGCGGCCACTCCGGCGAAATAA
- a CDS encoding alpha/beta hydrolase → MVKRVAPILLLLLLTGCGHPDGVMVPVAASTVAPVPSKVEMLVATTRQPSGDPATLFNGERSPKPYLTQITVSIPAKREAGTVEWPKRLPPNPATEFAVTHVSQIDTIAQGRTWFSQHTKGGHALVFIHGFNNTYEDSVFRLAQIVHDSKMNAVPVLFTWPSRAEITAYQYDKESTNYSRTGLEQALRTLAADPNVKDITVMAHSMGSWLAMESLRQMGIRDGHVNSKIHNVILASPDIDIQVFAKQYVEMGGAPRPKLTIFVSQDDKALAISSFITGRVSRLGAINPAEEPYRSKLEEAGITAIDLTKVKSGDGLNHGKFAESPEIVQLIGQRLMTGQTLTESNVSLGEGITAVVGGTVSNIGTVAATAVAAPAIIVDQPHRAKKKAADQTLSGDLEPQTLTQ, encoded by the coding sequence ATGGTAAAACGCGTTGCCCCTATTCTCCTTCTCCTGTTGCTGACGGGTTGCGGGCATCCTGATGGCGTCATGGTGCCGGTCGCGGCCTCGACGGTGGCCCCCGTGCCATCGAAGGTGGAGATGCTGGTGGCGACGACACGCCAGCCATCCGGCGACCCCGCCACGCTCTTCAACGGTGAGCGCAGCCCGAAACCCTACCTGACGCAGATCACCGTCTCGATCCCGGCGAAGCGCGAGGCGGGTACCGTCGAATGGCCGAAGCGGCTGCCGCCCAATCCGGCAACTGAGTTTGCCGTCACCCATGTCTCGCAGATCGATACGATCGCTCAGGGGCGGACGTGGTTCAGCCAGCATACGAAGGGTGGCCATGCGCTGGTCTTCATCCACGGCTTCAACAATACCTATGAGGATTCCGTCTTCCGGCTGGCGCAGATCGTCCATGACAGCAAGATGAATGCGGTGCCGGTGCTTTTCACTTGGCCCTCGCGCGCAGAGATCACCGCCTATCAATACGACAAGGAAAGCACCAACTATTCGCGCACCGGCCTCGAGCAGGCGCTGCGCACGCTGGCCGCGGATCCGAATGTGAAGGACATCACCGTCATGGCCCATTCGATGGGCTCCTGGCTTGCGATGGAATCGCTGCGCCAGATGGGGATCCGCGACGGCCATGTGAATTCGAAGATTCACAATGTTATCCTCGCCTCCCCCGATATCGATATCCAGGTCTTCGCCAAGCAATATGTGGAGATGGGCGGCGCGCCGCGTCCGAAGCTGACGATCTTCGTCTCGCAGGACGATAAGGCGCTGGCCATCTCCAGTTTCATAACCGGCCGCGTCTCCCGTCTCGGCGCGATCAATCCGGCCGAGGAGCCCTACCGCTCGAAGCTTGAGGAAGCCGGCATTACCGCCATCGACCTGACCAAGGTGAAAAGCGGAGACGGCCTCAATCACGGCAAATTCGCGGAAAGCCCGGAGATCGTCCAGCTCATCGGCCAGCGGCTGATGACCGGACAGACGCTGACGGAATCCAACGTGTCGCTCGGCGAAGGTATCACCGCTGTGGTCGGCGGCACCGTATCGAATATCGGCACGGTCGCCGCAACGGCGGTCGCGGCGCCCGCGATCATCGTCGACCAGCCACACCGCGCCAAGAAGAAGGCAGCCGACCAGACGCTGAGCGGCGATCTGGAACCACAGACGCTGACGCAGTAG
- a CDS encoding cysteine rich repeat-containing protein — protein sequence MRLAALALAGALCLPVVAAYAQQPTDAQRNAIRSACRSDFIAQCSGVTPGGMEALNCLQQHDASLSKACRDAISALGGKKKSSDAAPAQTPAAQPTTAAAAPAAPPKPAGQPTDAQRNAIKSACRSDFMAQCSGVTPGGSQALACLQQHNAALSPSCQAAVGALGGGGSAPAANTAKTAGGGAPAAMPMASFTPREELIVMRRTCGPDFRAYCRSVMLGGGRGVNCLRENFQRLSPTCQHVLTNGL from the coding sequence ATGAGGCTGGCGGCCCTGGCGCTTGCGGGTGCTCTGTGCCTCCCGGTGGTCGCCGCTTACGCGCAGCAGCCGACGGATGCGCAGCGGAACGCCATCCGCTCGGCCTGCCGGTCGGACTTCATCGCGCAATGCTCAGGCGTGACGCCCGGAGGCATGGAAGCGCTGAACTGTCTGCAGCAGCATGACGCGTCACTTTCGAAGGCGTGCCGGGATGCGATCTCGGCGCTCGGCGGCAAGAAGAAATCGAGCGACGCTGCGCCGGCGCAGACACCCGCGGCTCAGCCAACGACCGCTGCAGCAGCGCCTGCCGCTCCGCCGAAACCAGCGGGACAGCCGACGGATGCGCAGCGGAATGCGATCAAATCGGCCTGCCGTTCGGATTTCATGGCGCAGTGCTCGGGCGTGACGCCGGGCGGATCGCAGGCGCTTGCCTGCCTTCAACAGCACAATGCGGCGCTCTCGCCATCCTGCCAGGCGGCGGTCGGCGCGCTCGGCGGTGGCGGATCGGCGCCCGCGGCCAATACCGCCAAGACGGCCGGTGGCGGCGCGCCCGCGGCGATGCCGATGGCGTCGTTTACACCGCGCGAAGAGTTGATCGTCATGCGCCGTACCTGCGGTCCGGATTTCCGGGCGTATTGCCGATCGGTGATGCTCGGCGGTGGCCGCGGGGTGAATTGCCTGCGCGAGAATTTTCAGCGCCTGTCGCCGACCTGCCAGCATGTGCTGACCAACGGTCTCTAG
- a CDS encoding DUF2092 domain-containing protein: MSSVSPIGKLARLVVYGSLAACLILPKPAAADDAEAILKAMSDYLAAQKTMSFTYQSAVEAVTPDFEKLQFVSSGTASLSRPDKLRVTRTGGFADVDVSFDGSTLTVHGKNLDAYASIEAKGSVDELLDRLIGAGMEAPGADLLAANAFNLLMTDVTSAKHISSAYVGGVECEYLTFRTPEIDWQIWIQSGDKPIPRRYVITSKHVGQAPQYTLEISDFKTGSEVANASYKIEIPANAKKVDLSELQSLDELPAPTQPGEVK, encoded by the coding sequence ATGTCATCGGTTTCTCCCATCGGAAAGCTTGCACGTCTCGTCGTCTATGGCTCGCTCGCGGCCTGCCTGATCCTGCCCAAACCGGCGGCCGCGGATGATGCGGAGGCCATTCTAAAGGCCATGTCGGATTATCTCGCGGCGCAGAAGACGATGTCCTTCACCTATCAGTCGGCGGTCGAGGCCGTCACGCCCGACTTCGAGAAGCTGCAATTCGTCAGCTCCGGTACCGCCAGTTTGTCACGGCCGGACAAGCTGCGGGTAACGCGAACCGGCGGCTTTGCCGATGTCGATGTCAGTTTCGATGGTTCGACGCTGACGGTGCACGGCAAGAATCTCGATGCCTATGCGTCGATCGAGGCGAAGGGATCGGTGGATGAATTGCTCGACCGGCTGATCGGCGCGGGAATGGAGGCGCCCGGTGCCGATCTCCTGGCGGCAAATGCCTTCAACCTGCTGATGACGGATGTGACCTCGGCGAAGCATATTTCCAGCGCCTATGTCGGCGGAGTCGAGTGCGAATATCTGACCTTCCGCACGCCGGAGATCGACTGGCAGATCTGGATCCAGTCCGGCGACAAGCCGATCCCGCGCCGCTACGTCATCACCAGCAAGCATGTCGGCCAGGCGCCGCAATACACGCTTGAGATCAGCGATTTCAAGACCGGTTCGGAGGTCGCCAATGCCTCCTACAAGATCGAGATTCCAGCCAATGCCAAGAAGGTGGATCTGAGCGAGCTACAATCGCTCGACGAGCTGCCTGCGCCCACCCAGCCCGGAGAAGTCAAATGA